A region of the Pseudomonadota bacterium genome:
GTTATTGTTAGAACGACACTCGGATCTCTCCGAATACGCTACGACCTGCGAGCGTTAAGTCATTCGGTATCGCAGGTCCCGGGCTGGGTTCACGTGCATCCGCATCGAACAGGTTCCGCACCGAGAAAGCAACCTCCCAGTCATGAACGATCTCGGCTCGCACTGTGAGATCGACCGTAGTGTAATCCTTGATGTCAGGAC
Encoded here:
- a CDS encoding TonB-dependent receptor → MDTLRLLGNYAYQESTDETFDQDAGNAPHHKLYARSQWEFLPKWYFNSQVNWVADRKRPFGDTRPDIKDYTTVDLTVRAEIVHDWEVAFSVRNLFDADAREPSPGPAIPNDLTLAGRSVFGEIRVSF